A portion of the Betta splendens chromosome 2, fBetSpl5.4, whole genome shotgun sequence genome contains these proteins:
- the LOC114870075 gene encoding synaptopodin-2 isoform X2, with product MGTGDYICVTLRGGSPWGFTLREGEGDSYRPLLTAQVEEAGRAFLAGVREGDEVVSLNGEPCADLSLLRALALIDTSIDCLQLLLKRYCSTPPDDYESEVTLCGDRLPDEASVESTTLHIFSPRDRTQSPRELIISELQGEGCCDDRGNREPVFRGADEEAQRCFSPGDMVELQVSLSEQTLGDAGCTSLGSALGIEGELSNREAIETVHTSTASHFVPCPARKPLSQRGVVLGSPSMLGQVEVTLQQPAASEEGRGVLSVGGPRVSGSDRGGEGGGHCAGVPGSFTVSFGLPSEEATPAEEQDSDSEGDQDKPNKHRARHARLRRSESLSEKQVKEAKSKCKHIALLLTAAPPNPNNKGVLMFKKHRQRAKKYTLVSYGTGDDEPEYSDDDDEEARDGEQPNHTVEFTLVAPNSSEIEKHIIANTHSGKGVLTINWDKGLLEIERNLNNQEEMESLPETKGKGALMFAQRRQRMDEITAEHEELRRQGIPVEGVQEAEKKTMEQSYMQSTTESHAYMDVNIHQQSQHQQQYKQYQEQQYYEQQQHYQQQQQYQQQYQQEQYEQQNYLQQQMYQQQQQQEYHHEQQQMQHYAANINGTVQHQSSEMQSSLSNRTAKPFSLENMAATPYSSAMSGTNQDSVGQGEQIASRDERISTPANRTGILMDTKRKGAGKPMFTFKEAPKVSPNPELLNLLNRSDKKLGFESGPEEDYLSLGAEACNFLQSQRVKHKTPPPVAPKPMINPNAPPWSPQTEMTNQDMPQCAENSVSTPAIAPTIESSPAPELEPTPAPAPEPSPPPTAQGAPASTATEEQHTWTLPEPQQPQQLTAHEDNVHMNSTPQPDPAPVNTWATAQIQVQPQPHTNSWHQAQVQPQEPVPSQSPPQPPWVTRQSSQTQAQAQLSINTWSPQIQPSWGQPQDQAQPQTHAQQSWAQPREQPPSQPQVQAPWAQSLEQPHPQPTWGQRQEPVQQLPQASWTRLSETDTQHQQAWVQQSQAQPPWVRPVQPESQQQPPWVQQPQHQAPQQAWQQVQAPGQPQQPWASVPPQQPQQPSVNAWPSSPAQLQPAPVQPQATLNPWAPVPPQPQFQSSWTQEQNQAQNQAPWGHPVQPQHTSQAKWTPSTPSKTPQPQMNVWPASETQPQTPVNAWAPQPQQTPSNVHASMVNTRPSPKPWQPPQHATHNQTPPPPPQRMHSFSLGQRVSSPINPMATVLNPQSPGSAFEMPAVRGKGADMFAKRQSRMEKYIVDSETVQANKASRSASPTASLPSEWRYTPNALGRSYSLSPPVRGPSTAQRAASASSFLKHQTPRPEGGRKPPSPWEAASRHPLGLVDEAFAFRNLQQTLVSNIHLAAQRKKLPEPPAQWRARTSFQASPQTDSRTWSPSPSRSRSSAGPSIASSAPSPAPVGHAGYSSLPRQWRPQKSVTPADPGPPGAQTYKSVYSSKWSWRR from the exons ATGGGCACCGGGGATTACATCTGCGTGACGCTGCGTGGCGGGTCGCCCTGGGGATTCACGCTgcgggagggagagggggactCCTACCGACCTCTCCTCACGGCCCAG gtggaggaggccggACGCGCCTTCCTGGCTGGAGTGCGTGAGGGCGACGAGGTGGTGTCGCTCAACGGGGAGCCGTGCGCCGATCTCAGCCTCTTACGAGCCCTAGCTCTCATCGACACATCGATCGactgcctgcagctgctcctcaaaAG ATACTGCTCCACTCCCCCTGACGACTATGAATCAGAAGTGACACTCTGTGGTGACAGGCTCCCGGATGAGGCTTCTGTGGAGAGCACcaccctccacatcttctccCCAAGGGACCGGACCCAAAGCCCAAGGGAGCTCATCATATCGGAGCTCCAGGGGGAGGGCTGCTGTGATGATCGGGGAAACCGGGAGCCTGTCTTTAGGGGAGCAGATGAGGAGGCGCAGAGGTGCTTCTCCCCCGGGGACATGGTCGAGCTGCAGGTGTCCCTGTCTGAGCAGACTCTGGGCGATGCAGGCTGCACCTCCCTCGGGAGCGCCCTGGGGATCGAGGGGGAGCTCTCCAACAGAGAGGCCATCGAGACGGTCCATACCTCCACCGCATCGCACTTCGTGCCCTGCCCTGCCAGGAAGCCGCTTAGCCAGCGCGGGGTGGTGCTCGGCTCCCCGTCCATGCTGGGGCAGGTGGAGGTCACTctgcagcagccagcagcatcagaggaggggaggggcgtCCTGAGCGTGGGTGGCCCCAGGGTCAGTGGaagtgacagaggaggagaagggggagggcACTGCGCAGGAGTCCCAGGGTCTTTCACCGTCTCGTTTGGACTTCCCTCTGAGGAGGCGACAccggctgaggagcaggacTCTGACTCTGAGGGGGATCAAGACAAGCCCAACAAGCATCGGGCCAGGCACGCCA GGCTCAGGCGTAGCGAGAGTCTGTCAGAGAAGCAGGTGAAGGAAGCCAAGTCCAAATGTAAACATATTGCTCTCCTTCTTACGGCTGCTCCGCCAAACCCCAACAACAAGGGGGTGTTGATGTTCAAGAAACATCGGCAGAGGGCCAAGAAATACACGCTTGTGAGCTACGGCACAGGAGACGACGAACCAGAGTACAGtgacgacgacgacgaggaAGCAAGAGACGGCGAACAACCAAACCACACTGTTGAATTTACCCTTGTAGCTCCAAACAGTTCTGAAATAGAAAAGCACATCATCGCTAACACCCATAGTGGTAAAGGTGTGCTAACCATCAACTGGGACAAGGGTCTCCTTGAGATCGAAAGGAACCTGAACAATCAAGAAGAGATGGAATCCTTGCCCGAAACAAAGGGTAAAGGCGCCCTAATGTTTGCCCAGCGACGTCAGAGAATGGATGAGATTACTGCTGAACACGAGGAGCTCAGGCGCCAGGGGATTCCCGTGGAAGGAGTGCAGGAGGCTGAAAAGAAGACAATGGAGCAGTCGTACATGCAGTCCACAACAGAGAGCCATGCGTACATGGATGTGAATATACACCAACAAAGCCAACACCAGCAACAGTACAAGCAATATCAAGAGCAACAGTACTACGAGCAGCAACAGCACtaccagcaacagcagcagtacCAACAGCAATATCAGCAAGAACAGTATGAGCAACAGAATTATCTACAGCAACAAAtgtaccagcagcagcagcagcaggaatatCATCACGAGCAACAGCAAATGCAGCACTATGCTGCCAATATTAACGGCACAGTCCAACATCAAAGCAGCGAAATGCAGAGTTCTCTCAGCAATCGCACTGCAAAGCCCTTCTCACTGGAAAACATGGCGGCGACCCCTTATTCTTCTGCAATGAGTGGGACCAATCAGGATTCTGTGGGCCAAGGAGAGCAGATAGCTTCCCGCGACGAGCGCATCTCTACCCCTGCTAATAGGACTGGCATTCTGATGGATACAAAGAGAAAAGGTGCTGGCAAGCCTATGTTCACATTCAAGGAGGCACCAAAGGTATCGCCAAACCCGGAATTGCTCAACCTCCTTAACAGGAGCGATAAGAAGTTGGGTTTTGAGTCAGGACCTGAGGAAGACTACCTTAGTCTTGGGGCCGAGGCTTGTAACTTCCTCCAATCTCAACGAGTTAAACACAAAACTCCTCCACCAGTGGCTCCGAAGCCTATGATCAATCCCAACGCTCCTCCTTGGTCCCCACAGACAGAAATGACAAACCAGGACATGCCACAGTGCGCTGAAAATAGTGTATCCACACCTGCTATAGCCCCCACCATAGAGAGTAGCCCTGCTCCAGAACTAGAGCCAACTCCTGCACCTGCCCCTGAGCCCTCTCCCCCTCCTACTGCCCAGGGGGCTCCTGCCAGCACTGCTacagaggagcagcacacaTGGACTCTGCCAGAGCCTCAACAGCCTCAGCAACTGACTGCGCATGAGGATAATGTTCACATGAATTCTACCCCACAGCCAGACCCTGCTCCTGTGAATACCTGGGCTACAGCACAGATACAGGTCCAACCACAACCACATACTAATTCCTGGCATCAAGCTCAAGTGCAGCCTCAGGAACCTGTTCCAAGTCAGTCCCCACCGCAGCCACCTTGGGTAACACGACAGTCGTCTCAGACACAAGCACAGGCTCAGCTCTCTATAAATACATGGAGCCCTCAAATTCAGCCATCCTGGGGTCAGCCTCAGGACCAGGCACAACCCCAGACCCATGCACAGCAATCCTGGGCCCAACCTCGGGAACAACCACCGTCTCAGCCACAGGTTCAGGCACCCTGGGCGCAATCTCTCGAGCAGCCGCACCCGCAGCCAACTTGGGGGCAACGTCAGGAACCAGTGCAGCAGCTCCCCCAAGCCTCTTGGACTCGGCTATCAGAAACAGACACTCAGCATCAGCAGGCATGGGTGCAACAGTCTCAAGCACAACCTCCCTGGGTTAGACCGGTTCAGCCCGAatcccagcagcagccaccaTGGGTTCAACAACCACAACATCAGGCTCCACAACAAGCGTGGCAACAGGTTCAAGCACCAGGTCAACCACAACAACCCTGGGCCTCAGTTCCGCCtcaacagccacagcagcctTCAGTTAACGCAtggccttcctcaccagctcAACTTCAACCTGCCCCAGTACAACCCCAAGCTACTTTGAATCCATGGGCACCAGTACCTCCCCAGCCTCAGTTCCAATCATCATGGACCCAGGAGCAAAATCAGGCACAAAATCAGGCACCTTGGGGTCATCCGGTCCAACCCCAGCATACTTCACAAGCAAAGTGGACGCCATCAACTCCATCAAAAACACCGCAGCCACAAATGAATGTATGGCCAGCGTCTGAAACACAGCCTCAGACCCCTGTAAACGCCTGGGCCCcacagccacaacaaacacCTAGCAATGTTCACGCATCAATGGTAAACACCCGTCCATCTCCAAAACCTTGGCAGCCACCACAACACGCAACCCACAACCagactcctccccctccaccccagcGGATGCACTCCTTTTCTCTTGGTCAGAGAGTATCATCACCCATCAACCCAATGGCCACTGTCTTAAACCCACAATCCCCAGGTTCAGCTTTCGAGATGCCAGCGGTCCGAGGAAAAGGAGCCGATATGTTCGCCAAGAGACAGTCACGTATGGAGAAATATATCGTGGACTCGGAGACTGTGCAGGCAAACAAGGCAAGCCGTTCAGCTTCACCAACTGCTTCCTTGCCAAGCGAGTGGAGATATACTCCCAAT GCCCTTGGCAGGAGCTACTCCCTCTCGCCACCGGTCAGAGGTCCCTCCACAGCCCAGAGGgcagcttcagcttcctctTTCCTCAAACACCAGACGCCCCGACCCGAGGGGGGCCgcaagcccccctccccctgggAGGCCGCCTCCCGGCACCCCCTGGGCCTGGTGGACGAAGCCTTCGCGTTCCGGAACCTGCAGCAAACCCTCGTCTCAAACATCCACTTGGCAGCGCAGCGCAAGAAGCTGCCCGAGCCGCCGGCGCAGTGGAGAGCCAGAACGTCCTTCCAGGCGTCGCCGCAGACAGACAGCCGGACCTGGAGCCCGAGCCcgagccgcagccgcagcagcgcGGGGCCGTCGATCGCGTCCTCGGCCCCGAGCCCGGCCCCTGTGGGCCACGCTGGTTACAGCTCCCTGCCCAGACAGTGGCGGCCGCAGAAGTCCGTGACCCCGGCCGACCCGGGGCCCCCGGGGGCGCAGACTTACAAGTCTGTGTACAGCAGCAAGTGGAGCTGGAGGCGTTAG
- the LOC114870075 gene encoding synaptopodin-2 isoform X3, whose protein sequence is MGTGDYICVTLRGGSPWGFTLREGEGDSYRPLLTAQVEEAGRAFLAGVREGDEVVSLNGEPCADLSLLRALALIDTSIDCLQLLLKRYCSTPPDDYESEVTLCGDRLPDEASVESTTLHIFSPRDRTQSPRELIISELQGEGCCDDRGNREPVFRGADEEAQRCFSPGDMVELQVSLSEQTLGDAGCTSLGSALGIEGELSNREAIETVHTSTASHFVPCPARKPLSQRGVVLGSPSMLGQVEVTLQQPAASEEGRGVLSVGGPRVSGSDRGGEGGGHCAGVPGSFTVSFGLPSEEATPAEEQDSDSEGDQDKPNKHRARHARLRRSESLSEKQVKEAKSKCKHIALLLTAAPPNPNNKGVLMFKKHRQRAKKYTLVSYGTGDDEPEYSDDDDEEARDGEQPNHTVEFTLVAPNSSEIEKHIIANTHSGKGVLTINWDKGLLEIERNLNNQEEMESLPETKGKGALMFAQRRQRMDEITAEHEELRRQGIPVEGVQEAEKKTMEQSYMQSTTESHAYMDVNIHQQSQHQQQYKQYQEQQYYEQQQHYQQQQQYQQQYQQEQYEQQNYLQQQMYQQQQQQEYHHEQQQMQHYAANINGTVQHQSSEMQSSLSNRTAKPFSLENMAATPYSSAMSGTNQDSVGQGEQIASRDERISTPANRTGILMDTKRKGAGKPMFTFKEAPKVSPNPELLNLLNRSDKKLGFESGPEEDYLSLGAEACNFLQSQRVKHKTPPPVAPKPMINPNAPPWSPQTEMTNQDMPQCAENSVSTPAIAPTIESSPAPELEPTPAPAPEPSPPPTAQGAPASTATEEQHTWTLPEPQQPQQLTAHEDNVHMNSTPQPDPAPVNTWATAQIQVQPQPHTNSWHQAQVQPQEPVPSQSPPQPPWVTRQSSQTQAQAQLSINTWSPQIQPSWGQPQDQAQPQTHAQQSWAQPREQPPSQPQVQAPWAQSLEQPHPQPTWGQRQEPVQQLPQASWTRLSETDTQHQQAWVQQSQAQPPWVRPVQPESQQQPPWVQQPQHQAPQQAWQQVQAPGQPQQPWASVPPQQPQQPSVNAWPSSPAQLQPAPVQPQATLNPWAPVPPQPQFQSSWTQEQNQAQNQAPWGHPVQPQHTSQAKWTPSTPSKTPQPQMNVWPASETQPQTPVNAWAPQPQQTPSNVHASMVNTRPSPKPWQPPQHATHNQTPPPPPQRMHSFSLGQRVSSPINPMATVLNPQSPGSAFEMPAVRGKGADMFAKRQSRMEKYIVDSETVQANKALGRSYSLSPPVRGPSTAQRAASASSFLKHQTPRPEGGRKPPSPWEAASRHPLGLVDEAFAFRNLQQTLVSNIHLAAQRKKLPEPPAQWRARTSFQASPQTDSRTWSPSPSRSRSSAGPSIASSAPSPAPVGHAGYSSLPRQWRPQKSVTPADPGPPGAQTYKSVYSSKWSWRR, encoded by the exons ATGGGCACCGGGGATTACATCTGCGTGACGCTGCGTGGCGGGTCGCCCTGGGGATTCACGCTgcgggagggagagggggactCCTACCGACCTCTCCTCACGGCCCAG gtggaggaggccggACGCGCCTTCCTGGCTGGAGTGCGTGAGGGCGACGAGGTGGTGTCGCTCAACGGGGAGCCGTGCGCCGATCTCAGCCTCTTACGAGCCCTAGCTCTCATCGACACATCGATCGactgcctgcagctgctcctcaaaAG ATACTGCTCCACTCCCCCTGACGACTATGAATCAGAAGTGACACTCTGTGGTGACAGGCTCCCGGATGAGGCTTCTGTGGAGAGCACcaccctccacatcttctccCCAAGGGACCGGACCCAAAGCCCAAGGGAGCTCATCATATCGGAGCTCCAGGGGGAGGGCTGCTGTGATGATCGGGGAAACCGGGAGCCTGTCTTTAGGGGAGCAGATGAGGAGGCGCAGAGGTGCTTCTCCCCCGGGGACATGGTCGAGCTGCAGGTGTCCCTGTCTGAGCAGACTCTGGGCGATGCAGGCTGCACCTCCCTCGGGAGCGCCCTGGGGATCGAGGGGGAGCTCTCCAACAGAGAGGCCATCGAGACGGTCCATACCTCCACCGCATCGCACTTCGTGCCCTGCCCTGCCAGGAAGCCGCTTAGCCAGCGCGGGGTGGTGCTCGGCTCCCCGTCCATGCTGGGGCAGGTGGAGGTCACTctgcagcagccagcagcatcagaggaggggaggggcgtCCTGAGCGTGGGTGGCCCCAGGGTCAGTGGaagtgacagaggaggagaagggggagggcACTGCGCAGGAGTCCCAGGGTCTTTCACCGTCTCGTTTGGACTTCCCTCTGAGGAGGCGACAccggctgaggagcaggacTCTGACTCTGAGGGGGATCAAGACAAGCCCAACAAGCATCGGGCCAGGCACGCCA GGCTCAGGCGTAGCGAGAGTCTGTCAGAGAAGCAGGTGAAGGAAGCCAAGTCCAAATGTAAACATATTGCTCTCCTTCTTACGGCTGCTCCGCCAAACCCCAACAACAAGGGGGTGTTGATGTTCAAGAAACATCGGCAGAGGGCCAAGAAATACACGCTTGTGAGCTACGGCACAGGAGACGACGAACCAGAGTACAGtgacgacgacgacgaggaAGCAAGAGACGGCGAACAACCAAACCACACTGTTGAATTTACCCTTGTAGCTCCAAACAGTTCTGAAATAGAAAAGCACATCATCGCTAACACCCATAGTGGTAAAGGTGTGCTAACCATCAACTGGGACAAGGGTCTCCTTGAGATCGAAAGGAACCTGAACAATCAAGAAGAGATGGAATCCTTGCCCGAAACAAAGGGTAAAGGCGCCCTAATGTTTGCCCAGCGACGTCAGAGAATGGATGAGATTACTGCTGAACACGAGGAGCTCAGGCGCCAGGGGATTCCCGTGGAAGGAGTGCAGGAGGCTGAAAAGAAGACAATGGAGCAGTCGTACATGCAGTCCACAACAGAGAGCCATGCGTACATGGATGTGAATATACACCAACAAAGCCAACACCAGCAACAGTACAAGCAATATCAAGAGCAACAGTACTACGAGCAGCAACAGCACtaccagcaacagcagcagtacCAACAGCAATATCAGCAAGAACAGTATGAGCAACAGAATTATCTACAGCAACAAAtgtaccagcagcagcagcagcaggaatatCATCACGAGCAACAGCAAATGCAGCACTATGCTGCCAATATTAACGGCACAGTCCAACATCAAAGCAGCGAAATGCAGAGTTCTCTCAGCAATCGCACTGCAAAGCCCTTCTCACTGGAAAACATGGCGGCGACCCCTTATTCTTCTGCAATGAGTGGGACCAATCAGGATTCTGTGGGCCAAGGAGAGCAGATAGCTTCCCGCGACGAGCGCATCTCTACCCCTGCTAATAGGACTGGCATTCTGATGGATACAAAGAGAAAAGGTGCTGGCAAGCCTATGTTCACATTCAAGGAGGCACCAAAGGTATCGCCAAACCCGGAATTGCTCAACCTCCTTAACAGGAGCGATAAGAAGTTGGGTTTTGAGTCAGGACCTGAGGAAGACTACCTTAGTCTTGGGGCCGAGGCTTGTAACTTCCTCCAATCTCAACGAGTTAAACACAAAACTCCTCCACCAGTGGCTCCGAAGCCTATGATCAATCCCAACGCTCCTCCTTGGTCCCCACAGACAGAAATGACAAACCAGGACATGCCACAGTGCGCTGAAAATAGTGTATCCACACCTGCTATAGCCCCCACCATAGAGAGTAGCCCTGCTCCAGAACTAGAGCCAACTCCTGCACCTGCCCCTGAGCCCTCTCCCCCTCCTACTGCCCAGGGGGCTCCTGCCAGCACTGCTacagaggagcagcacacaTGGACTCTGCCAGAGCCTCAACAGCCTCAGCAACTGACTGCGCATGAGGATAATGTTCACATGAATTCTACCCCACAGCCAGACCCTGCTCCTGTGAATACCTGGGCTACAGCACAGATACAGGTCCAACCACAACCACATACTAATTCCTGGCATCAAGCTCAAGTGCAGCCTCAGGAACCTGTTCCAAGTCAGTCCCCACCGCAGCCACCTTGGGTAACACGACAGTCGTCTCAGACACAAGCACAGGCTCAGCTCTCTATAAATACATGGAGCCCTCAAATTCAGCCATCCTGGGGTCAGCCTCAGGACCAGGCACAACCCCAGACCCATGCACAGCAATCCTGGGCCCAACCTCGGGAACAACCACCGTCTCAGCCACAGGTTCAGGCACCCTGGGCGCAATCTCTCGAGCAGCCGCACCCGCAGCCAACTTGGGGGCAACGTCAGGAACCAGTGCAGCAGCTCCCCCAAGCCTCTTGGACTCGGCTATCAGAAACAGACACTCAGCATCAGCAGGCATGGGTGCAACAGTCTCAAGCACAACCTCCCTGGGTTAGACCGGTTCAGCCCGAatcccagcagcagccaccaTGGGTTCAACAACCACAACATCAGGCTCCACAACAAGCGTGGCAACAGGTTCAAGCACCAGGTCAACCACAACAACCCTGGGCCTCAGTTCCGCCtcaacagccacagcagcctTCAGTTAACGCAtggccttcctcaccagctcAACTTCAACCTGCCCCAGTACAACCCCAAGCTACTTTGAATCCATGGGCACCAGTACCTCCCCAGCCTCAGTTCCAATCATCATGGACCCAGGAGCAAAATCAGGCACAAAATCAGGCACCTTGGGGTCATCCGGTCCAACCCCAGCATACTTCACAAGCAAAGTGGACGCCATCAACTCCATCAAAAACACCGCAGCCACAAATGAATGTATGGCCAGCGTCTGAAACACAGCCTCAGACCCCTGTAAACGCCTGGGCCCcacagccacaacaaacacCTAGCAATGTTCACGCATCAATGGTAAACACCCGTCCATCTCCAAAACCTTGGCAGCCACCACAACACGCAACCCACAACCagactcctccccctccaccccagcGGATGCACTCCTTTTCTCTTGGTCAGAGAGTATCATCACCCATCAACCCAATGGCCACTGTCTTAAACCCACAATCCCCAGGTTCAGCTTTCGAGATGCCAGCGGTCCGAGGAAAAGGAGCCGATATGTTCGCCAAGAGACAGTCACGTATGGAGAAATATATCGTGGACTCGGAGACTGTGCAGGCAAACAAG GCCCTTGGCAGGAGCTACTCCCTCTCGCCACCGGTCAGAGGTCCCTCCACAGCCCAGAGGgcagcttcagcttcctctTTCCTCAAACACCAGACGCCCCGACCCGAGGGGGGCCgcaagcccccctccccctgggAGGCCGCCTCCCGGCACCCCCTGGGCCTGGTGGACGAAGCCTTCGCGTTCCGGAACCTGCAGCAAACCCTCGTCTCAAACATCCACTTGGCAGCGCAGCGCAAGAAGCTGCCCGAGCCGCCGGCGCAGTGGAGAGCCAGAACGTCCTTCCAGGCGTCGCCGCAGACAGACAGCCGGACCTGGAGCCCGAGCCcgagccgcagccgcagcagcgcGGGGCCGTCGATCGCGTCCTCGGCCCCGAGCCCGGCCCCTGTGGGCCACGCTGGTTACAGCTCCCTGCCCAGACAGTGGCGGCCGCAGAAGTCCGTGACCCCGGCCGACCCGGGGCCCCCGGGGGCGCAGACTTACAAGTCTGTGTACAGCAGCAAGTGGAGCTGGAGGCGTTAG